One Synechococcus sp. PCC 7335 DNA window includes the following coding sequences:
- a CDS encoding helix-turn-helix domain-containing protein: MQVEKKIQIEVKDLGARIRKARKAHSKSLMALSEEAGINRSYWYDIEEERLTYPLPLATLKKIEAVLGVKFIEG, encoded by the coding sequence ATGCAAGTAGAGAAAAAAATACAAATTGAAGTCAAGGACTTAGGTGCTCGAATTCGGAAAGCAAGAAAGGCTCACTCGAAAAGCTTGATGGCATTATCTGAAGAAGCCGGAATTAACCGCAGCTATTGGTATGACATCGAAGAAGAACGGTTGACCTACCCGCTGCCTCTCGCAACGCTTAAAAAAATTGAAGCGGTGCTCGGCGTAAAATTTATCGAGGGTTGA
- a CDS encoding RRXRR domain-containing protein gives MRIPVLDPDGKPLMPTTPQRARRWVESGKAVGQWSKLGVWYVQLVAEPSGREAQGIAVGVDPGKLYSGVGVQSAQATLLKGHLVLPFKRVKERMEFRAMMRRGRRGRRINRKVAFDQRAHRQSRFSNRKSRKVPPSIRANRQLELRVLRELFKLFPISSIVYEYVKASGNKGFSPVMVGQRWMLEQLAVFGVPVVTRYGWETANMRRHLCLEKSRNKAEQSPDSHAVDGVALAATQFTAYRKVHRIDADGGDWFGSVVVTDSEFCIIRRPLVSRRQLHLAVPAKGGNRRKYGGTTTRHGVRKGDFVKAFKKGEVFYGWVGGDTKSHVSLSNKDWKRIGYFSPKKIQPLHRSTGLLAAKAA, from the coding sequence ATGCGAATTCCAGTTCTAGATCCAGACGGTAAACCACTGATGCCCACAACGCCCCAACGGGCGCGACGCTGGGTAGAAAGTGGCAAAGCCGTTGGCCAATGGTCGAAGCTAGGCGTTTGGTACGTTCAGCTAGTCGCTGAACCATCTGGGCGTGAGGCGCAAGGCATTGCAGTTGGCGTAGACCCTGGCAAGCTGTACAGCGGCGTTGGGGTGCAGTCGGCGCAGGCAACTTTGCTCAAAGGTCATCTTGTTCTACCGTTCAAGCGGGTAAAGGAACGGATGGAGTTTCGGGCAATGATGCGGCGCGGGCGGCGCGGGCGGCGAATAAATCGTAAGGTCGCCTTCGACCAGCGAGCACACCGACAGTCGCGGTTTTCCAATCGTAAGTCACGCAAAGTACCGCCCTCTATCCGCGCTAACCGGCAGTTAGAGCTACGTGTTTTGCGTGAGTTGTTCAAGCTGTTTCCTATCAGTTCTATCGTCTACGAATACGTTAAGGCGAGTGGCAATAAAGGATTTAGCCCTGTAATGGTGGGCCAACGCTGGATGCTAGAGCAACTAGCCGTCTTCGGCGTCCCTGTCGTCACTCGCTATGGCTGGGAGACTGCCAATATGCGCAGGCATCTTTGTTTAGAAAAGTCGCGCAATAAGGCAGAGCAATCGCCGGATTCCCACGCTGTCGATGGCGTTGCCCTAGCTGCTACGCAATTTACGGCTTACCGCAAAGTCCATCGCATTGATGCAGACGGTGGCGATTGGTTTGGGTCAGTCGTTGTTACTGATTCAGAGTTTTGCATCATTCGTCGCCCGCTGGTTAGTCGCCGTCAGCTTCATTTGGCGGTGCCTGCAAAGGGTGGCAATCGGCGCAAGTATGGCGGCACAACAACGCGGCACGGGGTACGCAAAGGCGATTTTGTTAAAGCATTTAAGAAAGGAGAAGTCTTCTATGGATGGGTTGGTGGCGATACCAAAAGTCATGTCTCGCTATCAAACAAAGACTGGAAAAGGATCGGATACTTCTCTCCAAAGAAAATTCAGCCTCTCCATCGATCAACTGGACTACTGGCGGCTAAAGCCGCTTGA